TCGATATAGATAATTTTAACGATAAACTTAATGCCGCTTTAGCTAAAATTATAAACCTGCTCGAACTTGAAGCGCAATCTAAGCGGACGACTGGGCGAATCCTAACTAACAGCGACTACAAAGCTATCGGTATTTTTCAAAAAAGGATTAAAAAACTTAAAAACAAAAGAAAACCGGCATTGAAGGAAAATAGGCTCATTAGGTTAATGCCCAAAATATATAAAATTAAAGAAAAAAAGGGGCTGAGTTTTAGGGAACTAGCGGAATACATAAAGGAAAAATATCATATTGAAGTAAATTTTACTTATCTAAATAGAATTTACAAAAAGATTAACAAATAAATTTTATGGATTTAAGGGAGCCTAAAATAAATAAATGAAAAAACTCTTAACGGTTAAAGATGTTGCGGATTTGTTATGCGTAAGCCCGAAGACGCTTTACCAGTGGGCTGAATACGGGTCTATCCCCTGCTTTAAACTTAACGGAAGCTTAAGGTTCGACGAAGAAAAA
This is a stretch of genomic DNA from Candidatus Acidulodesulfobacterium ferriphilum. It encodes these proteins:
- a CDS encoding DNA-binding protein, translating into MKKLLTVKDVADLLCVSPKTLYQWAEYGSIPCFKLNGSLRFDEEKITEWVNSNEKKSIVGYNNLKGGVPMKRRCN